CTCACAAGGTAGGCCCGTGCCGGCGTCGTGCCCCGTGGCGGGGCTACGGAAGCGAGTGCGGCCACCTGCTCGGCGGCGACGTCGAGGATCCGCTCCGGGGCGTGCACCGCCTGCCTGACCGCTGCCTCGGACCCGGGTCCAGCGCCGCGGCCCGCAGCGGAGGAGAGGCTGGATGTTGTGGGCTCAACGGGCATGGTGGTCCTCGGGTCTGGTGTTGGCTCCGGTCATCGCACATGGCGCGCGACTGCGACCGACTGACAATCGTGAACGTTCACGTTCTTACCGATCGTACGCGAATGCAGCGTGGTTGAAAAGGGTCCACAGGGTCCCGGCAATTCCACCGCCGTCGATCACAAACTCCGAGCCCTTCACTTAGGCGGATTCGTCAGAGGCCAGGTACCGGACCAGTTCGGCACGCCGCCGCCGCGGCGGCAGTAGTGTGTCGTCAGGTGCTTTCCCGGAGGACCAGCCGATGTTTCAAGGTTGTCCGTGATGACTGTGATCCCGGAGTGACCGCCCCCGAGAGCAACCCAACCAGAAGTTCGACGGCGGCCCTTCCGACCTCGCGGAGGTCCAGCGCCATAGTGCTGAGCTGGGGACTTAGCAGCTCGCCGAGCGGGATACCGTCCATGCCGATCACCGCACAGTCCTCGGGCACCCTGCGCCCTGAACCTGAAAGTGCCTTCAATACGCCGGCGGCCATCAAATCGTTGAATGCCAGGATCCCGTCGGTCTCCGGATGTTCCCGAAGAAATGCAGCTGCTGCCTCCCTGGCTGCCTCCGCTGTCTCTTCGGCAACTATGAGGGACCACGACGCCCCGAGTTCGTCCAGGCGTCCAGCCACAGCTTTCCCGCGGACAGTGCACGGGACAGGTTCGTCACTCTCAGAGGCTGACCCCGCCTCGAGGTAGGCGATGTGCTGACGCTTCGAATCCATCAGCTGAGCGACAGCAACCTTCGCCGCATGCTGGTAATCGAAGTTGATGCTACCGGCTGCACCTCCGGGATTTTCGTCCAGGACAATCAGCGGACGACGGCCCAGAACGGTCTGGGCTTGGTCGGCGTAACCGCCAAGGTAGCCGATCACCGCGTCCACCTGTGGCGCCAGATGCTCTACGGCATCCAGGCCGCTGCGGCCGCCATGACCGTAGTCGTCTACCACCACGTGCCATCCTCGGAGCGTGGCCAATTCCACGACGCTTGAGGCAAAGGCCGGGAAATAAGGGTTGGTGAGATCAGGGATCGCCAAGCCAACTGAGGTCCTTGCTCCCTGGACGAGGCCCTTAGCGAAACGGCTCGGGGTGTAACCGAGCTCCTGCGCCAACTTCTGCACCCGCTGGCGAGTAGATTCCTTGATCCCAGGCATGTCATTCATCGCCCGGGTAACTGTTTGGCGCGAAACACCGGCAGCCGCGGCCACGTCAAGGATGGTGGCCGGCTTGGCCGGGTAACTGGACGGTTTGTGGCTCATGGAGTGTAAGTCTAGGGGCGGCAGTGCGGGAGCGGCCGGCAAAGGGGTTTTGGTGGTTAACGTGGGAGAGCCCCGACCAGTTGCCTGGTTGGGGCTCTCGACCTGAATGATGTTCCGGCGGTGACCTACTCTCCCACACCCTCCCGGGTGCAGTACCATCGGCGCTGTGGGTCTTAGCTTCCGGGTTCGGAATGGGACCGGGCGTTTCCCCCACGCTATGACCGCCGTAACCCTTCTACCCGGACCCCCTTGCGGGGGTTGGGAAAATTAGTGGTTACAACATGCTCCTGCCGCTCAGGGCAGGTGTGGTGTTGTTATGTTGTTGTGTTTGTTCCTCAAGCAACGGGTTTGTTGTTTGGGAACCACATAGTGGACGCAAGCAGTCTTGTTTTTCTTTGTACCCTTTCCATGGTGTGAACGTCTTTTGAATCCGTTCACGGAAAGGGTGTGTGGTGTAAGTTATCGGCCTATTAGTACCGGTCAGCTTCACGAGTCGTTAGTCCTCGCTTCCACATCCGGCCTATCAACCCAGTGGTCTGGCTGGGGGCCTCTCACACACAAGGTGTATGGAAATCTCATCTCGAAGCGAGCTTCCCGCTTAGATGCTTTCAGCGGTTATCCCATCCGAACGTAGCTAATCAGCGGTGCACTTGGCAGTACAACTGACACACCAGAGGTTCGTCCGTCCCGGTCCTCTCGTACTAAGGACAGCCCTTCTCAAATTTCCTGCGCGCGCAGCGGATAGGGACCGAACTGTCTCACGACGTTCTAAACCCAGCTCGCGTACCGCTTTAATGGGCGAACAGCCCAACCCTTGGGACCTACTCCAGCCCCAGGATGCGACGAGCCGACATCGAGGTGCCAAACCATGCCGTCGATATGGACTCTTGGGCAAGATCAGCCTGTTATCCCCGAGGTACCTTTTATCCGTTGAGCGACGGCCATTCCACAATGTACCGCCGGATCACTAGTCCCGACTTTCGTCCCTGCTCGAGATGTCTCTCTCACAGTCAAGCTCCCTTGTGCACTTACACTCGACACCTGATTGCCAACCAGGCTGAGGGAACCTTTGGGCGCCTCCGTTACTTTTTAGGAGGCAACCGCCCCAGTTAAACTACCCATCAGGCACTGTCCCTGACCCGGATTACGGGCCGAAGTTAGATGTCCAAAGTGACCAGAGTGGTATTTCAACGATGACTCCACCCGAACTGGCGTCCGGGCTTCAACGTCTCCCACCTATCCTACACAAGCCACTCCGAACACCAATACCAAACTATAGTAAAGGTCTCGGGGTCTTTCCGTCCTGCTGCGCGTAACGAGCATCTTTACTCGTACTGCAATTTCGCCGAGTTTATGGTTGAGACAGCGGGGAAGTCGTTACTCCATTCGTGCAGGTCGGAACTTACCCGACAAGGAATTTCGCTACCTTAGGATGGTTATAGTTACCACCGCCGTTTACTGGGGCTTAAATTCTCAGCTTCGCCTTGCGGCTAACCGGTCCTCTTAACCTTCCAGCACCGGGCAGGAGTCAGTCCGTATACATCGTCTTGCGACTTCGCACGGACCTGTGTTTTTAGTAAACAGTCGCTTCCCCCTGGTCTCTGCGGCCCCGATCCCCTCCGGACAGCAAGTGTCCATCAAGGTTGGGGCCCCCCTTCTCCCGAAGTTACGGGGGCATTTTGCCGAGTTCCTTAACCATAATTCTCTCGATCGCCTTAGTATTCTCTACCTGATCACCTGTGTCGGTTTGGGGTACGGGCGGCTAAAACCTCGCGTCGATGCTTTTCTAGGCAGCATAGGATCACCGAATCCCCCCCTAAAGGGGTCCCGTCAGGTCTCAGGCATCATGAACGGCGGATTTGCCTACCGTTCGCCCTACATCCTTGGACCGGGACAACCATCGCCCGGCTCGGCTACCTTCCTGCGTCACACCTGTTAATACGCTTACCTCCCAGGATCAGGTCCCGCGCTCCACCAAAACCCTCACACCACAAGGGTGATCGGGCAGGTCTCGGGCGGTTAGTATCCCCTGTTCAGCATGGGCGGTTTTTCGCCGGTACGGGAATATCAACCCGTTGTCCATCGACTACGCCTGTCGGCCTCGCCTTAGGTCCCGACTTACCCAGGGCAGATTAGCTTGACCCTGGAACCCTTGATCATTCGGCGGACGGGTTTCTCACCCGTCTTTCGCTACTCATGCCTGCATTCTCACTCGTGTAGGCTCCACCGCTGGTTTACACCGCGACTTCACTGCCCACACGACGCTCCCCTACCCATCCACACTCCTGAACCAACCCCACAAAGGAGGCGGCTTGGATAAAATGTGAATGCCACAACTTCGGCGGTGTACTTGAGCCCCGCTACATTGTCGGCGCGGAATCACTTGACCAGTGAGCTATTACGCACTCTTTTAAGGATGGCTGCTTCTAAGCCAACCTCCTGGTTGTCTTCGCAACTCCACATCCTTTCCCACTTAGCACACGCTTAGGGGCCTTAGTTGGTGGTCTGGGCTGTTTCCCTCTCGACTATGAAGCTTATCCCCCACAGTCTCACTGCTGCGCTCTCACTTACCGGCATTCGGAGTTTGGCTGACGTCAGTAACCTTGTAGGGCCCATTAGCCATCCAGTAGCTCTACCTCCGGTAAGAAACACGCAACGCTGCACCTAAATGCATTTCGGGGAGAACCAGCTATCACGAAGTTTGATTGGCCTTTCACCCCTACCCACAGCTCATCCCCTCCATTTTCAACTGAAGTGGGTTCGGTCCTCCACGACGTCTTACCGTCGCTTCAACCTGGCCATGGGTAGATCACTTCGCTTCGGGTCTAGATCACGCCACTGCAACGCCCTATTCAGACTCGCTTTCGCTACGGCTTCCCCACACGGGTTAACCTCGCGACGTAACACTAACTCGCAGGCTCATTCTTCAAAAGGCACGCCGTCACCAGAATCAGACTGGCTCCGACGGATTGTAAGCACACGGTTTCAGGTACTGTTTCACTCCCCTCCCGGGGTACTTTTCACCTTTCCCTCACGGTACTGGTCCGCTATCGGTCATTAGGGAGTATTTAGGCTTATCAGGTGGTCCTGACAGATTCACACGGGATTTCTCGGGCCCCGTGCTACTTGGGATACTCTCCAGGCGGTACACAACATTACGGTTACGGGGCTCACACCCTCTCTGGCCGGCCTTTCAAGACCGTTCACCTATGCCTGCACATCACACCTCACCAGTCCGGCAGAACTGATACGGAAAGTCCCACAACCCCGACCATGCAACGCCCGCCGGCTATCACACATGGAACGGTTTAGCCTGATCCGCGTTCGCTCGCCACTACTAACGGAATCACTATTGTTTTCTCTTCCTGCGGGTACTGAGATGTTTCACTTCCCCGCGTTCCCTCCACGCACCCTATGTGTTCAGATGCGGGTCACCAGGCAACTCGCGTCCCTGGCGGGGTTTCCCCATTCGGACACCCTGGGATCACAGTCCGGTTATCGACTCCCCCAGGCTTATCGCAGATTCCTACGTCCTTCTTCGGCTCCTAATGCCAAGGCATCCACCGTGTGCTCTTAAAAACTTGACCACAAAAGATCAAAAACGCTAATTTTCGAGAGAACCACAGAAACCACCGCTCCATCCCGAAAGACAGAACAACAGATCCAGGTTCATATTCTTGGAAATTGCTTCTTATAAAAGATGCTCGCGTCCACTATGTAGTTCTCAAACAACAACCCCGTACCACACACCCCACACACACAAACATGCATGATCGGTGCAGCCAGGAAACCAGAAACAAACAAACCCACACCACAACCGCATCCCCCGCAAAGGAAACCCGGCCACGCCATGGCCCTGTTGCCTCAGGACCCAACAGTGTGCCAAACACTAAACCGGAACCCCTCCCCCCGAACCCTTCCAGGACACCCTCCACACGTGAAGAACATCCGTACTAAGTCAGGAAAAAGAACCACCGGCCGCTATTTGCTGATATTCCACCCGTGAGCACCCGCCGCAGAACTTACGTCTGCGCAACGGGCGTACTCCTGACAACACCACCACACAGGCATCACGCCCGGCAGGGTTGTTGTAGGTGCTCCTTAGAAAGGAGGTGATCCAGCCGCACCTTCCGGTACGGCTACCTTGTTACGACTTAGTCCCAATCGC
Above is a window of Arthrobacter sp. FB24 DNA encoding:
- a CDS encoding LacI family DNA-binding transcriptional regulator, which produces MSHKPSSYPAKPATILDVAAAAGVSRQTVTRAMNDMPGIKESTRQRVQKLAQELGYTPSRFAKGLVQGARTSVGLAIPDLTNPYFPAFASSVVELATLRGWHVVVDDYGHGGRSGLDAVEHLAPQVDAVIGYLGGYADQAQTVLGRRPLIVLDENPGGAAGSINFDYQHAAKVAVAQLMDSKRQHIAYLEAGSASESDEPVPCTVRGKAVAGRLDELGASWSLIVAEETAEAAREAAAAFLREHPETDGILAFNDLMAAGVLKALSGSGRRVPEDCAVIGMDGIPLGELLSPQLSTMALDLREVGRAAVELLVGLLSGAVTPGSQSSRTTLKHRLVLREST